The Mycolicibacterium monacense genome contains the following window.
ACCGAGGGCTGGCTGCGGGTCAGCTGACGTCGTCGTCGGCCAGCGAGGTGCCGATGCGCGACATCACCTCGGGACGCCGGCGCAGCGTGTAGATCAGCAATCCGATGCCCAGCACGATCCATGCCAGGTACACGAACGGCAGCGCCCCGTAGATGCCGGTCTGCAGCGGCCACACGGTCTTGTACAGCGGATAGAGGAACACCAGCGACCCCAGGGCGCCGAGCACGCCGTGCCGGAACCAGTGGAACTCCCCGATGCGCAGCATGTACCGCACCAGGCCGATGTTGGTGAAGATGTAGGACACCAAGAAGGCGATCGAGATGAGGAACCCGAAGTAGCCCCACACGTTGAACGGTCCGACGAGGAACGCCAGGGGCACCCCGAGCAGCATCGACAGCACACCCATCACCGCGATCGCCACCGCCGGCGTCTGCCGCCGCGACACCGCGCCGAGGCGGGTGGGCAGCACGCCCTCCCGGCCGAGCGTGTAGAGCACGCGGGCGCCCGCCAGGAACGCCGTCTGGCTGAACGCCAGGATGCTGCTCAGCGTGGCCAGCACGATGACGGTGAGACCGACCTGCCCCCAGTATGTCTGGGCGATCGTCTGCAGCGGTGCGGGATCCTCGCCGAACGCCGTCATGTCGTCGATGCCGTAGCCGTAGACCATCGCGTAGGCGACGACGATGTAGAAGACCGGCACCACGACGGCCGCCACCCAGAGCCCCCGCGGGATCTGGCGTTTCGGGTCCTTGACCTCCTGGCCCAGGGTGGCGCCCTCCTCGATGCCCACGTGTGACAGCACGCCGTACGTCATCGCCAACCCGACACCGCCGAGGGCGAGCGCCCCGGCCGAGGACACCTGGAACGGCGCGACCCCGAATCCGCTGCCGGACTGCGGCCCGGTGATGAAGATCCACGCCGCCAGGGCCAGCAGCACGATGATCTCGAATGCCAGCAATCCCAGTGCGGCATGCAGGGATTGGGTGATTCCCAGGTAGGCCAGCACGCATACGTAGGCCAGCGCCGCGAAGGTGAACAACCACCACGGCACCGAGATGCCGAACTGGGTCTGCAGCCATTCCTGCACCCATCCGCCGAACACCGCGAACCCGGCGGCGGAGAACACCAGGTACGCGCCGATGAACGTCCAGCCGTAGACGAACCCGACATTGGGCCCCCACGCCTTGGAGTTCCATGTGTAGAGCCCGCCGGAGGTCGGCAGTCTCTTGGAGAACTCCGCGAACGTGTTGACCAGCAACAGGATTCCCGGCCACACCAGGACGAATGCCAGAACCAGTGCGGCACCGGCGAACTGGCCCATGAACTGCAGGTTGAGCGCGATGACCGACGCGGGCCCGCAGCCGGCGACCGAGAGGACGGCCACCTGTCTCCAGTTGATCGCGCCGCGGCGCAGACCCCGTTCCTGCTCCGGGGTGAGCTCGCCGTGCGGCGCGGATCCGACGTCGCCGTAACTGCGTGTCTCGCTGGAATCGGCCACGGGAGTTCCCTTCTGGGTTACCGGTTACATCGCCTCGAGGTACCGGGCGACCTCCCAGTCGGTGACCGCCACCGACTGGGCCGCGATCTCTGCGCGCTTCATCAGCACGTAATGGTCGACGAAGTCGTCCCCGAACCACTCTCGTGCCGCCGCGCTGTCCGCGAGCAGGTCCACCGCCTCGGCGAGGGTGGCAGGCAGGACCGGCAGATCCTCGCTCGGCTGGCTGTAGATGTCGGTCGTGGACAGTTCGCGGGGTTCGATCTCGTTGAGCAGTCCGTGCAGTCCGCCCGCGAGGGCGGCGGCGGTGGCCAGATACGGGTTGGCGTCACCACCGGGCTGACGGTGCTCGACGCGGGTGCCGTGGTCGCCTTCGCGAATGACGCGCAAGCCGACCGAACGGTTGTCGACACCCCAGGTGGCGGTGGTGCCGGCCCACGAGTACGGCACGAAGCGGCGGTAGGAGTTCGGTGTCGGCGCCATCAGCGCGGTGAATTCCCGCATGGTGTGCAGGATTCCGCCGGCGAAGTGGCGCAGCGCGGTGGAGAGCTGATCGGGGGCGTCCTGGTCGAAGAAGACCCCGCCCCCGGCGATGTCGCGCAGGCTCAGGTGCACGTGGCAGCTGTTACCCGCCCAGTCGGTCACGGGTTTCGCCATGAACGTCGCGAGCAGGTCGTTCTGGGCGGCGACCTCCTTGACCGCCGATTTGAACAGGAAGGCGTCGTCGGCGGACTTCAGGCTGTTGCCGTACCGCAGCGTGATCTCGAACTGCCCGGGACCCGTCTCGGGGTTGCAGGCCTCGACGGGCAGGCCGTAGTCGAGCATGTGGCGCCGGATCAGCGCTCCGATGTCCTCCTGCAGCGAACCCATCACCACGCCGTAGGTGCTGGGCGCCTCCTGCAGCGGGACGAGTTCGTCGGCCCGTTTGCGGTGCGTGGTGCCCGCCTTCTCGCGCAGCAGATAGAACTCCAACTCCAGCGCGCTCAGCGGCTGGTAGCCCATCGCGTCGGCACGTTCGACGACGCGGCGCAGCACCGACCGCGGCGCGATGGGCACCGGCCGGTGGTCGGCCGGCAGCTCCCAGTCACACAGCAACAGCGCGGTGTCGTCGTGCCAGGGCACGATCCGCAGGGTGGTCAGGTCGGGGACGGCCAGGATGTCGGGGTAGCCCTGCCGTTCGGTGGGGAAGTATCCGCGGTATCCGTCGGGGCGTGCGACGAGGTCGGATTCGTCGACGTGCATCACCCAGAACACGTCGCACATCGGCATCCCGTGCTCGAGCATCCGGGGCAGCTGGCTGATCGGGACCCGCTTGCCGCGCATCACCCCGTGGGTGTCGGTGCCGCCGAGGATCACCGTCGCGATGTCCTCAGCGTGCAGTCGGGCGAGGACCTCCGAGGCGGTGGG
Protein-coding sequences here:
- a CDS encoding glutamine synthetase family protein; the protein is MIDARTAPTASEVLARLHAEDIATVILGGTDTHGVMRGKRVPISQLPRMLEHGMPMCDVFWVMHVDESDLVARPDGYRGYFPTERQGYPDILAVPDLTTLRIVPWHDDTALLLCDWELPADHRPVPIAPRSVLRRVVERADAMGYQPLSALELEFYLLREKAGTTHRKRADELVPLQEAPSTYGVVMGSLQEDIGALIRRHMLDYGLPVEACNPETGPGQFEITLRYGNSLKSADDAFLFKSAVKEVAAQNDLLATFMAKPVTDWAGNSCHVHLSLRDIAGGGVFFDQDAPDQLSTALRHFAGGILHTMREFTALMAPTPNSYRRFVPYSWAGTTATWGVDNRSVGLRVIREGDHGTRVEHRQPGGDANPYLATAAALAGGLHGLLNEIEPRELSTTDIYSQPSEDLPVLPATLAEAVDLLADSAAAREWFGDDFVDHYVLMKRAEIAAQSVAVTDWEVARYLEAM
- a CDS encoding APC family permease; amino-acid sequence: MADSSETRSYGDVGSAPHGELTPEQERGLRRGAINWRQVAVLSVAGCGPASVIALNLQFMGQFAGAALVLAFVLVWPGILLLVNTFAEFSKRLPTSGGLYTWNSKAWGPNVGFVYGWTFIGAYLVFSAAGFAVFGGWVQEWLQTQFGISVPWWLFTFAALAYVCVLAYLGITQSLHAALGLLAFEIIVLLALAAWIFITGPQSGSGFGVAPFQVSSAGALALGGVGLAMTYGVLSHVGIEEGATLGQEVKDPKRQIPRGLWVAAVVVPVFYIVVAYAMVYGYGIDDMTAFGEDPAPLQTIAQTYWGQVGLTVIVLATLSSILAFSQTAFLAGARVLYTLGREGVLPTRLGAVSRRQTPAVAIAVMGVLSMLLGVPLAFLVGPFNVWGYFGFLISIAFLVSYIFTNIGLVRYMLRIGEFHWFRHGVLGALGSLVFLYPLYKTVWPLQTGIYGALPFVYLAWIVLGIGLLIYTLRRRPEVMSRIGTSLADDDVS